TTGAGAATTTTCGCCTATCACATTTCCTTGACGATGATAACACTTCCTTCCTAGGCAAGATTTGTAGACGCTCTGGCCTTGGTGACGAGACATGCCTCCCCTCTTCATATCATTGCACCCCACTCATTCCTAGTTTTAGCTTAGCTCGTAAGGAGGCAGAGCAGGTCATCTTCACGGTCGTCGATGACCTATTTTCCAAGGCATCAATGGAACCTAGTAAAATTGACATACTGATTGTCAATtgcagcatcatgacgatgataCCATCCATGACTGACATGATCATAAACAGATACAAGCTGCGTAGCGACATACAAAATATGCAACTATCTGGGATGGGGTGCAGTGCCGGATTGATCGCCGTTGGGCTCGCAAGGAACCTCTTGCAACTCATGCCCTACGGTGCACACGCGATGGTGGTATCTACGGAGATCGTGACTTGCAACTACTATGCAGGGAAGAAGAGATCGATGCAGCTGACCAACATGCTGTTTCGCATGGGAGGCGCCGCGGTTTTACTCTCGAATTCAAGGGCCAATGCTCGGTTTGAGCTTCTGCACACTGTGCGGAAATCCACTGCTGCCCAGGATAGCGCATACCACTGCGTTTTCCATGAGGAAGACGACGAGGGGAACCTAGGGCTTAATTTGTCCAAGGATCTTGTGGCCGTCGCTGGTGAGGCACTCAAGGCCAACATCTGCACAAGTGCCCCTCTTCTGCTTCCAGTCTCTGAGCAGCTATCGTTTTTGCTCTCCTCCATCGCACAAGTGTTCTTGAAGAAAAATACAAGGCAGTATGTTCCAAATTTCGGCTTGGCCGTCGAGCATTTCTGCATACATGCTGGTGGGCGAGCAGTGATCGACGCAGTGCAGCGTAGCCTGAATCTATCGGATGAGCAGGTTGAGCCGTCGAGGATGACACTGCATCGATTTGGAAACACATCGAGCAGCTCGGTATGGTATGAAATGGCATATTGCGAGGCCAAGCAGTTGATGCGGAAGGGGGATCGAGTTTGGATGATTGGGTTTGGGTCTGGGTATAAGTGCAACAGCGCTGTGTGGAAGTGCATTCTACCAGCCCGTAGTGCCGACTCAGCATGGGCAAACTGTATTCATCGTTACCCAATGGAAGTCCCAAAACAAGTCACTGCCATGACCAAACAGTATAGGTACTGATGGACTAGCAACATATGAATACATGAAGCCATGAATGATGAATCCTTTTAGGCATGTTCAGTCACAAATACTAGATGCTTGGAGTCCTAGGTATGTTCATGTATCCAAAGCACACATTGGTCTCCCTCTTTACCCTTCTTGTCCTCTCCTCAATAAAAGCGCATGCATACAGTGGCAGATGCAGGATGGAAATAAAGTGGGGCT
The nucleotide sequence above comes from Miscanthus floridulus cultivar M001 chromosome 18, ASM1932011v1, whole genome shotgun sequence. Encoded proteins:
- the LOC136522625 gene encoding 3-ketoacyl-CoA synthase 6-like; the protein is MVAMILEVTQICQDRLLAWSTNNLPPILAFLLITVVTVKYLTRHPRRVYLVEYACFGPNSKYRIAPASLIENFRLSHFLDDDNTSFLGKICRRSGLGDETCLPSSYHCTPLIPSFSLARKEAEQVIFTVVDDLFSKASMEPSKIDILIVNCSIMTMIPSMTDMIINRYKLRSDIQNMQLSGMGCSAGLIAVGLARNLLQLMPYGAHAMVVSTEIVTCNYYAGKKRSMQLTNMLFRMGGAAVLLSNSRANARFELLHTVRKSTAAQDSAYHCVFHEEDDEGNLGLNLSKDLVAVAGEALKANICTSAPLLLPVSEQLSFLLSSIAQVFLKKNTRQYVPNFGLAVEHFCIHAGGRAVIDAVQRSLNLSDEQVEPSRMTLHRFGNTSSSSVWYEMAYCEAKQLMRKGDRVWMIGFGSGYKCNSAVWKCILPARSADSAWANCIHRYPMEVPKQVTAMTKQYRY